Genomic DNA from Lysobacterales bacterium:
CGGGGGCAGCCGCAAGGTCCTGCTGCCCGGTCTGCACCTGGTGATTCCCGGGTTGGACCGCATCGAGCGCCGCATCGACAGCGTCGGCCACAGCCTGGTGCTGCGTGAGCACCGCGTGCCACAGGCCGGCGACGGCCTGCAGGTCGACGGTCGCGTCTATTACCAGATTCTTGACGCCCGCAAGGCTGCGCCCGAGCTCGAGCACCTGGAGCAGACCGTTGCCCGCACCCTGGACGACCTGCTGCCGGAGTTCGTCTGCGCCCACCGTGACGATCCCGCCGACTCCTTCAACATCGCGCTCAAGCAGTCGATGAACGAGCGTCTCCGGGGCCGCGGCATCCTGGTCGCGCGGACCCAGATCCAGGCGGCGTGAGGCCGCCCGACCGGGCCGCTACGGGCCCGGTTGGATACGCTCCGCCCGCATCCTGCGGGCCGTGCACGAAGCCCGCCAAACCGCCCGATGCGCGGACCCGCCGGCCTGCGTCGGCAGCCTGGTCCGGCGCCGTTGCCCGCGTCCTGGTTCGTGTCGCCCTGCCGTTCTGCGTGCCGGCCGGCCAAGGGTGCGGTCCCGGCTAACATGACCGCAATGACGCACGCCTTCCCCGACCTGTCGGCGGAGCTCGACCAGGGCCTGGCCGCGCTCGGTCTCGACCTGCCCGCGCCAGCGCGCCGGCAGCTGCTGGACTACCTGGCCCTGCTGGCGCACTGGAACCGCCGCATCAACCTGACCGCGGTGAGGGAGCCTCGCGAGATGCTGATTCGGCACCTGCTGGACAGCCTCGCCGTGCTGCCCTGGCTGCATGGCAGGCGCATCGCCGATCTGGGCGCAGGTCCAGGACTGCCCGGCATCCCGTTGGCGATCGCCCGCCCCGACCTGGACGTCACCCTGGTCGACAGCAACGGCAAGATGGCGCGTTTCCAGCGCGAGGCGGTCCGCCAGCTTGGACTGCAGGGGCGCTGCCATCCGGTGCAGGACCGCGTCGAGGCGTTCGCGCCGGCGCCGGACCGGCGCTTCGACACGGTGCTGTCGCGCGCCTATGCGCCGCTCGACCGTTTCATCGCGAGCAGCCGCCACCTGGTTGCCCCGGAGGGCCGTTGGCTGGCCCTGAAGGGCCAGCGTCCCGACGCCGAAATCGCGGCGCTGCCTGCCGATATCCGTGTCGAGGCCGTCCAGGCCCTGGCCGTGCCGGGCTTGGCAGGGCAGCGCCATGCCATCATCATGGCCGGCCCCGCCCCGGGCTGAGCCTCGACAGGCCCATGAGCCGCATCATCGCCATCGCCAATCAAAAGGGCGGGGTCGCCAAGACCACCACCTGCGTCAATCTCGCCGCCGCCCTGGCCGAGATGGGTCGGCGCGTGCTGGTGGTCGACATGGATCCCCAGGGCCACGCGACCATGGCCGCCGGCATCGACAAGGACGCCGAGGCGCCGAACGGTTGCGCGGTGTTGCTGGAGGAGTGCCCGGCGCGCGCCGCGATCGTGCCGGGCAGCGGCGGCATCGACGTGCTGCCCGGCAACGGCGACCTGACCGCCGCCGAGGTCAAGCTGATGGACGGCCTGGCCCGCGAGCATCGCCTGGGCAACGCCCTGAAGGCGGTCGCCGGCGACTACGACTACATCCTCATCGACTGCCCGCCTTCGCTCAGCCTGCTGACCATCAACGCGCTGACCGCGGCGGACAGCGTGCTGATCCCCATGCAGTGCGAGTTCTTCGCGCTGGACGGCCTGTCCAAGCTGATGAAGACGATCGAGGCGATCCGCGCCCACACCAATCCGCGGCTGACCATCGAGGGCCTGCTGCGGACCATGTACGACGGCCGCAACAACCTCGGCCAGGACGTCTCCGCGCAGCTCGCCGATCATTTCGGCGACCGCCTGTTCCGCACCATCATTCCCCGCAACGTGCGTCTGGCCGAGGCGCCCAGCCACGGCCAGCCGATCACCCTGTACGACCGCGATTCGCGCGGCGCAATTGCCTATCTGGGCCTGGCCGGCGAGATGCTCAAGCGCGAACGCGCCGCCCAGGCCGGTGCCGGGCAGCGAGGCGCCCATGGCTGATTTCCGGAGGAACGGCTGATGGCCGCCGCCAAGAAGCGCGGCCTCGGCCGCGGGCTGGACGCCCTGCTGGGCAGCAACGCCGTGCGTCCGGGCGCCAGCGAGCCGGTGTCCGCCGCCGACGAGGGCGAGCTGCGCGAACTGGCCATCGATGCCCTGCGTCCGGGTCGCTACCAGCCCCGCCAGGTGATCGCGCCCGAGGCGCTTGAGGAACTCGCGCAGTCGATCCGCGCCCAGGGCCTGATCCAGCCGATCATCGCCCGTCCGCTCGATGGCGGCTTCGAGATCATCGCCGGCGAGCGCCGCTGGCGGGCCGCGCGCCAGGCCGGCCTCGACAAGGTGCCGTGCCTGGTCCGCGACGTCGACGACCGCGCCACGGTGGCGATGGCCCTGATCGAGAACATCCAGCGCGAGGACCTGAACCCGCTGGAAGAGGCCAATGCGCTGCGCCGGCTGATCGACGAATTCGAGCTGACCCACCAGGAAGTCGCCGAGGCGGTCGGCCGCTCGCGCGCGTCGGTCAGCAACCTGCTGCGCCTGCTCGAGCTGCCCTCGGCGATCAGGACCCTGGTCGAGGCAGGCCGCCTGGACATGGGCCATGCCCGGGCGCTGCTGACCTTGCCCGAGGCCCAGGCGGTGAGGCTGGCCGAGCAGGCCGCCGAGGAGGAATGGAGTGTCCGGCAGCTCGAGCAGGCGGCGCGCCAGGCGCCACCTGCGGGCGGCTCCGGCAACCGGCCCGCACCGGCCAGCCCGGATCCGGACATCACCCGTCTGGAGCAGGAGCTGGCCGAACTGCTGTGCGCGCCGGTCAGCATCCGTCACGGCCGCGCCGGCAAGGGCCAGCTGGTGATCCGCTACCACAGCCTCGACGAGCTCGAGGGCGTGCTGGAACGCCTGCGCCGCGACTGAGCGCCTGCGTCGCGAAAGTCCGACTGCTGCGTCCGTTGCGGGGGCGGAGAAGAGGGCCGCCCCAGCCCGTGCGCGCTTCTGGACCGGCGGCGATGCAGATCATGGCAAGAGTCAGCCCTCTCCCCCGCCCCTCCTGCAGGCCGGGAGGGGAGAAGTGCGGTGTCGTCGCTCTGGCGAAAAGCCGCCTGGCAGCGGGCGGAGACACGAGGCCAATCAGGTCTCCCAGAGGGTGAAAGACGCGGAGCGCACTCCGCTCACTGGCCGCGACGCCCCCGGTCCATACTCCCTGTTCGCATCTTCGATCCGCATCTGGTCCCCGGTCCCCGGCGCTGCCCTGAGTCCCATGCCGAACTGGTTTCGGCGCACGGGCGCAGACAAGACTCCCGACGGCACGCGTGTCTGCCCCAGTCGCCCACCGCGTCGATCAGTTCGCTACCAGCCCGGATAGTCCATGAGGGCGCAGTGGCGGCCCCAGGGCCGTCCGGTCGACCCGACCGGGCCTCGCTGCGCCGCGGCGTGACCGCCCACCGTTCCGTCGTATGCTCACGGCCATGGACCCCAACGCCGAACCGCGCAGCATCGACCGCTATTTCGCCCATTACGGGGCGGACCACCGCAACGCCACCAACCAGCTGATCCACTGGATCTGCGTGCCGGCCATCCTCTGGAGCGTGATCGCCCTGCTCTGGACCGTGCCGGTCCCGGCCCTGCTGGGCCGGCCGGGCCTGTGGTCGGCGCTGGCCATGTTCCTGGCCTTCGTCTGGTACTACCGGCAGTCGCGGCGGCTCGGCCTGGCGATGGCCCTGGTGTTCGTCCTGATGGCCTTCGGCACCGAACTGCTGTTCCGCATCCTGGGTCCCCGGGACCTAGCCTGGCTGGCGGTCGCGGTGTTCGTGGTGGCCTGGATCGGCCAGTTCATCGGCCATCGCATCGAGGGCCGCAAGCCGTCCTTCTTCACCGACCTTTTCTACCTCCTGGTCGGTCCGGCCTGGCTGATGGGCAAGGCGATGCGCCGCCTGCGCGTGCCGTACTGACCCCGCACCGGCCGTTTCGGCGTTTACTTCCCCGATGGCAGCGCCCTGGATGATGGCGCCCACCATCACGGTCGTGTGAAACTTGCCGTCACGGCGGTCTTCCGCGACCGCCCGGTTCCACCGGCGCCGCCGGTGGCCAAGCAGCTTCTTACCGAGAGTCAGGCCATGCCCACCCGCAAAGCACTTGCCCTTGCCCTGCTCGCTGCACTTGCAGCCGGCGCCGCTTCCGCGCAGACCGCGCTCCGTGCCGGTCAGACGGTGAACGGCACGTTGTCGGCCGACAGCCCGCGCGCCGACGACGGCACGCCCTATGTCCTCTACACGTTCCGCGGCCGCGCCGGCGATCGCATCCGGGTCGATATGCAGTCCAGCGATTTCGACGCCTATCTGGCCGTTGGCACCGTCGCCGCGCCTGGCTGCCCGGGCGATTGCCGCACCGACGACGACGGCGGCGAAGGGCTCAACAGCCGGCTGACCTACACCCTGCCGGCCAGTGGCCAGGTGCAGATCCGCGCCAATTCGGTCGGTTCCGACGCCACCGGCGCGTTCACCGTCCAGGTCACCGAGCTGCCGCCGCAGGCCCGGCCCACGGTGCGCCCGGTGCGCATGAACCAGGCCGCCACCGGCAACTTCGACGACAACACCGCAACCGACGACAACGACCGTCCCTATGCCCTCTACAGCTTCGAGGGCCGTGCCGACCAGGCGGTGGTGATCCGCCTCGACTCCACGGATTTCGACCCGCTGGTCGAGTTCGGCCGCATGCAGGGCGACAGCTTCATCTCCGAAGCCTCCGACGACGATGGCGGCTCCGGTCTCAATGCGCGCCTGTCGACGCGCGTGGGCTCCAGCGGCAACGCCACCATCAAGGTGACCACGCCCAGCACCAGCGCGCGCGGTGCCTACACCCTGCTGGTCGGCGATCCGCCGCGACCGCAGCCGATCACGGTTTCCGACCTGAACGTGGGCGAGTCGGTGCGCGGCCGACTCGACGATTCCGATCCCTTCGATGCCGACGAGATCCGCTTCGACGTCTACCGGATCAAGGGCAACCCGGGCCAGCGCGTGGTCGTGCGGATGGAGTCCCAGGACCTCGATCCGCTGCTGAAGTGGGGCACCTTCGACGGCGACCGTTTCAGCGAGGAGGCGCGTGACGACGATAGCGGCGGCGGCAACAGCGCCCTGCTGACGATCACCCTGGATTCCGACGGCGATGGCCGTCTGGTCGCCACCTCCTATGGCGGCGGTGAGGGCGGCTACACCCTGTCGGTGGTCACCGCCCCGCGCGGCGGCAACTGACCGGCTCCCTGGCGCGCCCGGGTCGCCGACCCGGGCCGCCAGGACCCCGCACAAGCATCGCCAACCCGGCGCCGGCACGCCACCGCCCGGCGCACAGGTTCGACGTGCCGGCTGCGGCCGGCACCGGCGGCCGGTACCCGTCCGGGCGCCCCGGACGTATCCCCAGCCCGCCCTGACGCCATGCCGCCGTCCCATCTGCTGCTGGTCCTGCTGGTGTGCCTGGCCTGGGCCGGCAATTTCCTGGCATCGGCGACTGCCCTGCTGTCCCTGCCACCGCTGCTCTACACGGCGCTGCGCCTGGCCATCGTGCTGGCGGTGCTGGCGCCCTTCCTGAGGCCCCCGGCAGCCGGACACTGGCCGCGCCTGCTGGCCGTTGCACTGCTCAATGGCGGGCTGCATTTCGCCCTGAACTTCTGGGCGCTGCGCGCCGCCGGGGACCTCAGCACCGTGGCCATCGCCATGCAGAGCTACGTGCCGATGAGCGTGCTGCTGTCGGTCTGGCTGCTCGGCGAACGGATCGGCTGGCGTTCCGGGCTGGCGGTGGCGGTGGCTTTCGCCGGCGTCCTGGTGCTGGGCCTGGATCCCCAGGTGGCGACGCAGCCCGGGGCGCTGGGCCTGGCCCTTCTGGCGGCCCTGGCGCTGGCGCTGGGTTCGGTGCTGATGCGCGGACTGGAGGGTGTGGGCGCCTTCTCCCTGCAGGCCTGGGCAGCCGCGGTCGGGTTGCCGCCCCTGCTGGTGTTGTCATGGCTGCTGGAAGGTGCGCCGCTGCCCCTGCTCGCCGCCGCACCGCTGCTGGCCTGGGCCGGTGCCGCCTACTCGGCGCTGGCGGCCTCGGTGCTGGGCCACGGCCTCTACTTCTGGCTGGTGCGCAGACATGGCGTCTCGGCGATCACGCCCTATCTGCTGCTGGCGCCAGTGCTGGCGGTGCTGCTGGGCGTGCTGTTCTGGGGCGACCGCCCCGGCCCGCGGTTGCTGACCGGCGGTGCGCTGGTGCTTGCCGGCGTGCTGGCGATCGCCCTGCGCGCCCTGGCCGGACGGCGGCCTCCGCCACAACCTACCGCACCCGCCGCAGGGCTGGCCCCGCTGCCGTTCGATCCGCCTGCCGCGCCCTCTTCGACCCCATCACGCGAACCCGGCCGCACGTGAACCCGCTGCCATCGGCTGCGGTCGCTGCCGAACAACCCGGGTGACGGCGCCCTGTGCAAACGCCGCGCTGCCCGGGGAGCGGCAGGCGCCACCGCATCGACGCAGCGCGGTCGTCCAGGACCGCGCGCAGGGTTCATGCCCGCCGGCGTGAACGGCGGCCCAATCGCGCCCGCCACGCCACGATTCCTCCATGTTCGCTGCCAGCTTGGCGGTCAAGGTGGCCAGCACGGGACGCATGGTGCTGCCCGGCCCGTCCAAGGAGACGTCGATGAACAAGCTGATGCTCGCCACCACCACCGCCCTGGCCCTGGGCCTGTCCGCCTTCGCCCATGCGCAGCCGGCGGCCGAGGACCGTGGCGCCCGCCCGGATCGCGCCGAGCGCGCCGAGCAGCACATGGCCCGGCACCTGGACCGCATGGCCACCGAACTCAACCTCACCCAGGCGCAGAAGCTCGAGCTGGAGGCGGTGATGCGCGCCCAGCACGCCGAGCGCATGGCGCTGCGCGAGCGGCACCGCGAGGAGTCGCGCGCCCTGCACGCCCAGGGCAAGGCCCAGGTCGACGCCATCCTGAGCGCCGAGCAGAAGGCGCAAATGGAGACCCTGCGCGCCGAGCGCCGTGAGGCCTGGCAGGCCCGCCGCGGCGAGGGCCATCGCGGCCACGGCAAGCGCCACGGCCGGCAGCGCGGGGACGAGTGACGGCGCCGGCCGCCGGCGGTCGAGGGAGCGAGCCCCCTCGGCCGCTGCGGCCGCAGTCAGCGCACCGCCCCTCGACCGCCTGCCCACGGCCAGCCCGGGATGGCGGAGACAGGGGCCTCGGGCCGGCCTGCCACCCAGTCCGGCCCGCGGCCCGGACGCTGACGGTCGCTGGCAGCCCTTCGGCGTGACTGGAAGGGCTGCCCGGCGATCGCCGCGGCGAGGCAGGCGGCGGGAACGAGGTCAGCGCAGCGCCCCTGCCCGCGCCAGCCCCCGCGCCAGGGTCTCGTAGACCACGCGGATGCGGCGCGCCGAGCGCAGTTCCCGGTGCGCGACCAGCCAGATCGGAAGCCGCACCGGCGGCACCTCGTCGAGTACGCGCACCAGGTCGGGCAGGCGACGGGCAACGTCGTCCATCACGGCGCCGATGCCGAGTCCCTGGCGGACCAGGGCGAGATACCCGGCCGAATGCGGGCAGAAACAGCTGAAGCTCGCCTGCGTCAACGGCAGGCCGTGCTGCTGCAGGTGGGCCAGGAAGCGCCCTGACCGGTCGTAGCCGACGAAGGGCAGGCCGGCGGCTGCCGCGACGGTGCGGGGATGGCCGCATCGTCGAAGCCAGCCCTCGCTGGCGTAGAAGCTGGCGGTCGTCTCGCGCAGCAGGCGGGCGACCAGCGCAGGTTGCTCGGGCCGGACGTGGCGGATGGCGATGTCGGCCTCGCGCCGCTGGAGATCGCTGAGCTGGTCGGAGGACACCAGCTCGACGGCGATGTCCGGTTCGCGATCGCGAAGACGCTCCAGCAGGGGTGGCAGCAGCCAGTTCGCCACGGCATCGCTGGCGGAAACCGTGACCACACCACTCACGGCCTGGCAGCGCCCTGCGGCGCTGAGTCCGAGCGCATCGGCGGCGGCGCCCATGGCGCGGGCGTGCTCCAGCAGATCGCCACCGCTGTCGGTGAGCACCAGGGTCCGGCCCACCCGCTCGAACAGGGCGACGCCGAGCTGCCGCTCCAGCATGGCGACCCTGCGGCTCAGGGTGGGTTGCGACAGGGCAAGGCGCGCGGCAGCCGCCGTCAACGACCCGGACTCGGCGGTCTCCAGGAAGGCGCGCAGTAGGTTCCAGTCCACCGATTCATGCGCTCCTGAATGACATGCCTGCATTCTAGGGCGTTCATTGAATGCAACCGCATCGATACGATCCCCACCTGCTCCTGGACCCGAATCATGACCACAACCGACCCGAGCCCCGGCGCTGGCGCGCAGCATCCGGACCTGGAGGCCACTGCCCGGCGGCGCAAGGCCCGCTTCTGGGATCGCATCGCCCGCAAGTACGCCGCCGATCCGATCGCCGACCCGGTCGGCTACGAGAGAACGCTGGAGCGCGTACAGAACCTGCTGTCGCCGCAGCAGCTTGTCCTGGAGATCGGCTGTGGCACCGGCAGCACGGCCTTGCGCCTGGCACAGGGCACCCGGCGCCTGCTCGCCACCGACGTATCCGGCGAGATGATCGCCATCGCCCGCGAGAAGCATGCCCGTTCACCGCTGCCGCAACTGGAGTTCGCGGTGGCCGAGGCGGATGCCGGCACGCTGGGCCACGAGGCCTGGGATGCGGTGCTGGCCTTCAACATGCTGCATCTCGTTGACGATCTGGACCGGACGCTCGAGCTGGCTGTGGCGGCACTCAAGCCGGGCGGCTTGCTGATCTCCAAGACGCCCTGTATCGGCGAGATGAATCCAGTGATCCCCCGCCTTGCGCTGCCGCTGATGCGGATGCTCGGCAAGGCCCCGTCCGTGCTGTGCTTCGACGGGGCGGCGCTGCAGGCGGCGATGACGCGCCACGGTCTGCGCATCGATGCGGCCGAGCGCCACGGCAGTGGCAGGAAGGACACCCGGCTGTTCGTGGTCGCCAGAAAGCCATGAACGGCGGCGATCGCGACGCCGCCTGACGGTCCGCGGTCGCCGACCGGCCGGCAAGCCGGTGGCCCGGGCGATCGGATGACCTGCAGTCGATCCGGGTCGCTCGGCCGGGGCGGCCGCCGGGCGGACCGCGGGGCTCAGGCGGTCAGGCGTTCCAGGGCCTCGCGATAGCGGGCCACGGTGCCGGCGATCACCGCCGCCGGCAGACGCGGTCCCGGCGCGGTCTTGTCCCAGTCCAGCGTCTCCAGGTAGTCGCGCACGAACTGCTTGTCGAAGCTCGGCGGGCTGCGGCCCGGCGACCAGGCGTCGGCCGGCCAGAACCGCGAGGAATCCGGCGTCAGCATCTCGTCGGCCACGTACAGCCTGCCATCGGCGTCCAGGCCGAACTCCAGCTTGGTGTCGGCGATGATCAGGCCGCGCTCGCGCGCGTAGGCGGCGGCGAAGCCGTACACCGCCAGGGTCGCCTGGCGCACGCGTTCGGCCAGCTCGCCGCCGACCAGTTCGACCATGGCATCGAAGCCGATGTTGGCGTCGTGTTCGCCCTGCGGCGCCTTGGTCGATGGCGTGAAGATCGGTTCCGGCAACGGGTCGGCCTGGCGCAGGCCGGGCGGCAGGCGGATGCCGCAGACCTCGCCGGTCGCCTGGTAGTCCTTCCAGCCCGAGCCGATCAGGTAGCCGCGCGCGATCGCCTCCACCGGCAGGATGCGCAGGCGCCGGCCGATCACGCTGCGGCGCAGGTACTGGCCGGCATCCACGCCGGCCGGCAGCACCGCGGCGACGTCGTCGCCGGTCAGGTGGTTCGGCACCAGGTGGGCGGTGCGCGCGAACCAGAAGTTGGAAAGCTGGGTGAGCAGCTCGCCCTTGCCCGGGATCGGATCGGGCAGCACCACGTCGAAGGCGCTCAGGCGGTCGCTGGCGACGATCAGCAGGCGGCCGGCGTCCAGCGCGTAGACATCGCGGACCTTGCCGCGGTGGACGAGGTCGAGGCCGGGCAGGTCGGACCGGTACAGCACGGAAGCCATGGCGGAAGCGGTGACGACGGGAAGGCGCGCAGTGTAGCGCTCCCGACCAGGCCGGTCCGGGTGGCCCGCCGCTGGCGCGATCGAAACGGCCCGCCGTCGGGGATGCGGTCCGACCGGCCGATACCTGCATGCCGGTGTCGAAGTCGAACGGTGCAGGGCGCCGCACGGCGCCGTGCCATGGAAGCATCCGGGCCAGCCCGCGCCACTACAATCGCCGCATGTCCCGCACCCTGCGCCTGCTGCTCCCGATCGCCGCCGCACTGGCCGGGTGCGGCGGCCAGGCCGATGCACCCGCAAGCCTCCCGGGGGCGATGCCTTCGCCACATCGCACGGCGGAGTCGCAACCTGCGGCGGAACCGGCCGCGCCTGCCCGGCTCGGCCAATGCGCCGCCTGCCACGGCCGCGACGGCCGGTCGACCATCGCCAACGTGCCCGACCTCGCCGGTCGCGACGCGGCCGAGCTGCTCGACGCCATGGCCGCCTACCTGGACGGCCGCAGGGACTATCCGCCGATGCGCGCCATGCTGGGGCCGATCCGCGTCGAGGAGCGCGAGGCACTGGCGAACTGGTACGCCAGGCAGCCCGGCCCGCCACCCTCGTGACCCGCCTCGCGGTCGCCTTGGGCGCCGTGCTCGGCCTGCTGCTGGGCCGCCATCCGTTGGCCGCCGCCCTCGGGGCCGGGCTGGGCTGGCTGCTGGCCGCCGTCGTGCTGCCGCGCCTGCTCGGCGCCGGCAGCGCATCGCCGGTGCCGGCGCTGTTCATGGTGCTCGGCCGCATCGCCAAGGTCGACGGCCGCGTCGATGCCAGCGAGATCGCGGTGTGCGAGCGCCTGATGGAGCGCCTGGCCCTGGATGCCCAGGGCCGTGCCGATGCGGTGGCGGCCTTCAATGCTGGCAAACAGGACGAGGCCGTGCTGGACCGGGCCTGGGTCGACCTGCGCCGCGCGCGCGCGCATGCGCCGCTGTTCATCGAGGTCTTCATCGACATGGCGCTGGCCGACGGCGTGCTGGCACCGGAAGAGCGCCGTCTGCTCGGCAAGTGCGCCTGGATGCTGGGCGTGCGCGAGACCACGCTGGAGTTGATGCTGCACCGGCGCCGGGCCGGCGGCCGTGCCGGCCAGACGCCCGCCGATGCCGCTGCCGACGACCCCTACGCGGTGCTGGGCCTGGACCATCGCGCCAGCGATGCCGAGGTGCGGCGCGCCTACCGCAGCCTGGTCAGCCGCCACCACCCCGACCGCATGACCGCGCGTGGCGAGGCCCCGGAGACCGTCCGCCTGGCGCAGGCGCGCACCCAGGAGATCCTGGCCGCCTACGAACGCATCCGCAGCGCCCGCGGCATGCGCTGAGCGGCACCCGGACGTCGCCACGGCGACGCGCCCGACCCGTCCTGCTAGCGTGCCGCAGACGTCCCGCTGGAGCCTGGCCATGCGTACGCTCGCCCGTTGTTTGCTGACCGTCCTTGGCGGGGTGGCCTGCGACCCGACAGCCGCCGGCGACGCGGCCTGGCCCGACTTCATGGCCGGCTGCTGGCAGGCCGACGATGCCCCGCCCGGCAGTGGCGAGCACTGGATGGTGCCGGCAGGCGGCCTGATGCCCGGCATGGCGCGCACGCTGCGCGCGGATGGCCGCAGCAGCCACGAATTCCTGCTCATCCGCCAGGACGCGGAGCACGGCCTGGTGCTCGAGGCGTTGCCGTCCGGACAGCCCGCGGCACGCTTCGCGCTCGAGTCCTTGTCGCCACGGGAGGTCGTATTCGGCAATCCGGCCCACGACTTCCCGCAGCGGATCGGCTACCGCCGCGAGCCGGGGAACCGCCTGCTCGGCTGGATCGAAGGGGGCGGTGACGGGCAGATGCGGCGCATCCGGTTCCCCATGCACGCCGTGCCCTGCCCCCGGTCCGGCACGGCCGATCCGCACCCGCCGTAGGCGATCCGGCCGCGCGGGGCGCCGCGCCGGGGTGCAGCCGGCGCCGCGCTGCGGCACCATGGCCGCTGCCGATCCGAACCGCCCTGCCATGAGCCAGCCGCCGATCATCGCCCCGTCGATCCTGTCCGCCGACTTCGCCCGTCTGGGCGAGGACACCGCCGCCGTGCTCGCCGCCGGCGCCGACTGGGTGCACTTCGACGTGATGGACAACCACTACGTTCCGAACCTGACGATCGGCCCGATGGTCTGCCAGGCGCTGCGCGACTACGGCATCACAGCGCCTATCGACGTGCACCTGATGGTGCGGCCGGTCGACCGCATCGTGCCGGACTTCGCGCGCGCCGGCGCCAGCCTGGTGTCGTTCCATCCCGAGGCCAGCGAGCACGTCGACCGCACCCTGGGTCTGATCCGCGAGAGCGGCTGCCAGGCCGGCCTGGTGTTCAACCCGGCGACGCCGCTGCACTGGCTGGACCACGTGATGGACAAGCTCGACCTGGTGCTGCTGATGTCGGTCAACCCGGGCTTCGGCGGCCAGTCGTTCATCGCCTCGACCCTGGACAAGATCCGCGCGGTGCGCCGGCGCATCGACGAATCCGGGCGCGCCATCCGCCTGGAGGTCGACGGCGGCGTCAAGGCCGACAACATCGGCGCGATCGCCGCGGCCGGCGCCGACACCTTCGTGGCCGGCAGCGCCATCTTCGGCAGCGGCGACTACGCCGCCACCATCGCCGCGATGCGCGAGGCGATCGCCACGGCGGCGGTGCCGCCGGAATCGGCGCTGTTTCCAGGCACCGTGCCACACGGCTGACCGGCCTGGCCTGGGGGAGGGTCTGACCCAGGCCGTTCTGGCCTTGATCAGACCCGCCCGCTCAGGCACCTGTCCGGGCTGGCGTGCCTGATGCACGTCGACCGACCCAAGGGCCGGGGGAAGGGCTGAATTGATCAGACCTTCATTCGAACATTGCGGGCGACGTCCGTGCGCCCCGTCAGTCGCCGGTCGACAACTGCGCCGCCATGCGCTCCAGATGCGCCACGTTGGCATCCAGCAGGTCGCGCGTCTCCTGCACGGCGGCCATGCAGCGCGCCACCGGCCAGTCGCTTGGGGGCGCCTGCGGCGGCAGGGGCAGGCGGACGTGTTCCAGCCAGGCGCGCACCACGTCCATGCGCGGGTCCGCGAGCAGCGCGGTCGCGGCGGCATCGAGGTCGGCATCCTGGCCTCGGCAGGCGACCGACGGCAGGGCATCGGCCAGGCTCCAGGCGAACTGGCCGAGCGCCTGCGTGGTTGGCGAGTCGTCGCTGATGACGGCAGTCGACAGCGAAACCAGCATCAGGACCAGGGCGGCCATGCGTTTCATGAAGGAGTCCGGCTCGGGCTTGACGGTGCGGAAGGCTGTCACGACCGCAGCGATGCGGGCAAGGGGTGAGTCCGTCCACGCGGGTGCGCTTGCCGGCTATCCTCGACCGCCATGAACAGTCCTGCCCGTCGATCCCGTCCGTCCCGGCGCGCCGCCGGCCCGCTCCTTGCCGCCGCGCTGGCCGCCGCACCGGTCCATGCCCAGCAGACCGTCTCCGGCGGTCCCGGCAACGATTACCAGGCCGACGTCGCCATTCCCTGGGATGCGCCGGAATCGCGCATCGTGGTGTTCGAGCGGCTCGACGGCGCCCTGTCCGGCGACCTCTACGTGACCCGCAGCAGCGACGGCGGCGCCACCTGGACGACGCCGGCCCTGGCGATCGGCACCGCCGCCAACGAGCGTCATCCGGCCCTGGTGCAGACCGGAGCGCAGGCCTGGGCGCTGTTCCACCTGGCCGGCACCGGCGCCAGCAGCAGCTTCCGCATCCATCGCGCCACCTCCACCGACGGCACCGTCTTCACCGCCCAGGGCGCGG
This window encodes:
- a CDS encoding cytochrome C is translated as MPSPHRTAESQPAAEPAAPARLGQCAACHGRDGRSTIANVPDLAGRDAAELLDAMAAYLDGRRDYPPMRAMLGPIRVEEREALANWYARQPGPPPS
- a CDS encoding TerB family tellurite resistance protein; protein product: MTRLAVALGAVLGLLLGRHPLAAALGAGLGWLLAAVVLPRLLGAGSASPVPALFMVLGRIAKVDGRVDASEIAVCERLMERLALDAQGRADAVAAFNAGKQDEAVLDRAWVDLRRARAHAPLFIEVFIDMALADGVLAPEERRLLGKCAWMLGVRETTLELMLHRRRAGGRAGQTPADAAADDPYAVLGLDHRASDAEVRRAYRSLVSRHHPDRMTARGEAPETVRLAQARTQEILAAYERIRSARGMR
- the rpe gene encoding ribulose-phosphate 3-epimerase, whose protein sequence is MSQPPIIAPSILSADFARLGEDTAAVLAAGADWVHFDVMDNHYVPNLTIGPMVCQALRDYGITAPIDVHLMVRPVDRIVPDFARAGASLVSFHPEASEHVDRTLGLIRESGCQAGLVFNPATPLHWLDHVMDKLDLVLLMSVNPGFGGQSFIASTLDKIRAVRRRIDESGRAIRLEVDGGVKADNIGAIAAAGADTFVAGSAIFGSGDYAATIAAMREAIATAAVPPESALFPGTVPHG
- a CDS encoding phosphoribosylaminoimidazolesuccinocarboxamide synthase; this translates as MASVLYRSDLPGLDLVHRGKVRDVYALDAGRLLIVASDRLSAFDVVLPDPIPGKGELLTQLSNFWFARTAHLVPNHLTGDDVAAVLPAGVDAGQYLRRSVIGRRLRILPVEAIARGYLIGSGWKDYQATGEVCGIRLPPGLRQADPLPEPIFTPSTKAPQGEHDANIGFDAMVELVGGELAERVRQATLAVYGFAAAYARERGLIIADTKLEFGLDADGRLYVADEMLTPDSSRFWPADAWSPGRSPPSFDKQFVRDYLETLDWDKTAPGPRLPAAVIAGTVARYREALERLTA